The following are from one region of the Rhodopirellula sp. P2 genome:
- a CDS encoding EF-hand domain-containing protein: protein MLTSPFSIRLLLIPALAVLMSLPTLAQPPGRGGPGGGEAGGDRGGRGGGDRGGGDRGGRGGGDRGGGGERGGGGRGGPGGGFDPSSMLSRLDRNGNGTLDPDEQEGPAGFLIQRLASTDSSIKVGSPIPLSKFSSAFDKMRKEREGGGDSRGNDDRRGGSSGSTDEMELEMLVPGFGLEVDPVLVPGFGPAAEIMATPTTEEDRKSARETLGRYDRNKDGQLGKDEISSRFWGNPMDFDRNGDGKLSEMELATRQAVRRGNEEASRDNRRDDRGSSNDENRVPVEVDFGGRKSYRVQEAGMAEGMPSFFAQRDLNRDGQVSMNEYTSEWTPDRIQEFYRWDQNQDGVITQSEVRQGVNDGAVATDAPTGRALAGSTSPSGASSSASGSSSSPAADGPPPSEKQLKYAATIIGRYDKNNDGALTATEWKSMLLSPAGADANGDGRVTVQEYAQQMSNRSKR from the coding sequence ATGCTCACGAGCCCATTCTCCATCCGATTGCTGCTCATCCCTGCCCTCGCCGTGCTGATGTCGTTGCCGACATTGGCCCAGCCCCCTGGACGGGGAGGTCCTGGCGGCGGTGAAGCGGGAGGCGACCGAGGTGGCCGTGGTGGTGGTGATCGCGGCGGCGGCGATCGCGGTGGTCGCGGAGGCGGCGACCGAGGTGGAGGCGGTGAGCGCGGTGGTGGCGGCCGCGGTGGTCCTGGTGGCGGCTTCGACCCCAGCAGCATGTTGTCGCGTCTGGATCGCAATGGAAACGGCACCTTGGACCCCGACGAGCAAGAAGGCCCCGCTGGATTCCTGATCCAACGCCTGGCATCGACTGACTCCAGCATCAAAGTGGGTTCGCCCATTCCCCTGTCCAAATTCAGCAGCGCCTTTGACAAGATGCGAAAAGAACGTGAGGGCGGTGGTGACTCACGCGGCAACGACGACCGCCGAGGCGGCAGCAGTGGTTCCACCGACGAAATGGAACTGGAGATGCTGGTCCCCGGATTTGGCTTGGAAGTCGACCCGGTCTTGGTGCCCGGTTTTGGTCCCGCCGCTGAGATCATGGCGACCCCGACCACCGAAGAAGACCGCAAAAGCGCTCGCGAAACCTTGGGACGCTACGATCGCAACAAAGACGGCCAGCTTGGGAAAGATGAAATTTCGAGCCGGTTCTGGGGCAACCCCATGGACTTTGACCGCAACGGCGATGGCAAGCTCTCGGAAATGGAACTGGCAACCCGCCAAGCGGTTCGTCGAGGCAATGAAGAAGCGTCGCGCGACAATCGTCGTGATGACCGCGGCAGCAGCAACGATGAAAATCGCGTTCCGGTCGAAGTCGACTTCGGCGGCCGCAAATCGTACCGGGTTCAAGAAGCCGGGATGGCGGAGGGGATGCCGAGTTTCTTCGCTCAACGCGACCTCAATCGCGACGGCCAGGTGTCAATGAATGAGTACACCAGTGAATGGACCCCTGATCGGATCCAAGAATTCTATCGCTGGGATCAAAACCAAGACGGCGTGATCACTCAATCCGAAGTTCGCCAAGGTGTGAACGACGGTGCCGTTGCAACGGATGCACCCACGGGACGTGCCCTCGCGGGATCCACATCCCCAAGCGGTGCAAGCTCCAGTGCCAGCGGCTCCTCCAGTTCGCCCGCGGCGGACGGCCCGCCGCCGTCGGAAAAACAACTGAAATACGCGGCGACCATCATCGGACGCTACGACAAAAACAACGACGGGGCGCTCACGGCAACCGAATGGAAGTCGATGTTGCTCAGCCCTGCCGGAGCAGACGCCAACGGCGATGGCCGTGTCACCGTGCAAGAATACGCACAGCAAATGTCCAACCGCTCGAAACGCTGA
- a CDS encoding PilZ domain-containing protein, giving the protein MTRDVNGQNRASDRFHAKHRDQLQAVVVILRDDIVKEYECQLADLSQGGCAVRAKLGEDSNVTIAVLRIQAPTLGIELEVAGRLCWNQQTSVGSNTFGFRFRRPIAPNLIDQMVDGGLITRREEERMQVGMPVQVRRAHGKPDVDDVVLEDCSASGMRITLLGHVDPSERLLISTPSGVSGTVTVIWLRRTEDDRCECGCVFQNLRSARAINDELNQILV; this is encoded by the coding sequence ATGACGCGTGATGTAAACGGCCAAAACCGAGCCAGTGATCGCTTCCATGCCAAGCATCGTGATCAGTTGCAGGCAGTGGTGGTGATTCTTCGTGACGACATCGTCAAAGAATATGAATGTCAATTAGCGGATCTCAGCCAAGGTGGCTGCGCCGTGCGAGCGAAGCTGGGAGAAGATTCCAATGTCACGATCGCGGTGCTTCGGATTCAAGCGCCGACGTTGGGAATCGAATTGGAAGTTGCTGGACGCCTGTGCTGGAACCAGCAGACTTCGGTTGGATCCAACACCTTTGGATTCCGTTTTCGACGCCCGATCGCTCCCAATCTGATCGACCAAATGGTGGACGGTGGCTTGATCACACGTCGGGAAGAGGAACGAATGCAGGTCGGAATGCCCGTGCAAGTCCGTCGAGCACACGGCAAGCCTGACGTCGACGATGTGGTGCTGGAAGATTGTTCCGCATCGGGCATGCGAATCACGTTGCTCGGTCACGTGGACCCATCCGAACGATTGCTGATCAGCACGCCCTCGGGCGTGAGCGGGACCGTGACCGTGATCTGGTTGCGTCGCACGGAAGACGACCGGTGCGAATGCGGGTGCGTGTTCCAGAACCTGCGTTCGGCTCGAGCCATCAACGACGAGTTGAACCAAATTTTGGTTTGA
- the fliP gene encoding flagellar type III secretion system pore protein FliP (The bacterial flagellar biogenesis protein FliP forms a type III secretion system (T3SS)-type pore required for flagellar assembly.): MALAVFARLNCLRVNERDRIAPVQWWLAKAFLIVCVFGGGSNVSAQQSEPSIVRPNDPLPSKATVSDPEVLERTPLEFFGGPENLEESEPSDRTPLDFIAGGPDQWTSPEGLAGSLQVMLLLTVLSLAPAILLMTTCYVRIIIVLGLLRQAIGLQSLPPSQVMTSVALFMTLFVMAPVWTRVYDDAIKPYTDPEVEMTLEEAFEKGAIPIREFMSWQIREARNEDDVVLFYGYMDPDAVVPSTFDDVPLRVLLPAFILSELKTSFLMGFQIYLPFLIVDLVVASVTISMGMLMLPPAVIALPFKLLLFVLVDGWRLVVEMLMNSFGTMG, encoded by the coding sequence GTGGCTTTGGCTGTGTTTGCCCGACTGAATTGTCTTCGAGTGAACGAACGCGACCGGATCGCCCCTGTTCAGTGGTGGTTGGCCAAGGCGTTTCTGATTGTCTGCGTTTTCGGTGGGGGCTCCAACGTCTCGGCACAGCAATCCGAACCCAGCATCGTTCGCCCCAACGATCCTTTGCCCAGCAAAGCGACGGTTTCCGACCCCGAAGTGCTGGAGCGAACTCCGCTCGAATTCTTTGGCGGCCCTGAAAACCTCGAAGAATCCGAACCCTCTGACCGCACACCGCTCGACTTCATTGCGGGTGGCCCGGATCAGTGGACCAGCCCCGAGGGATTGGCTGGCAGTTTGCAAGTCATGCTGCTGCTCACGGTGCTGTCATTGGCCCCCGCGATTTTGTTGATGACGACGTGCTACGTTCGCATCATCATCGTGCTCGGGTTGTTGCGACAGGCGATTGGTCTGCAGTCCCTGCCCCCCAGCCAAGTGATGACGAGCGTGGCTTTGTTCATGACGCTGTTCGTGATGGCCCCCGTTTGGACGCGGGTCTACGACGATGCAATCAAACCCTACACCGATCCAGAAGTTGAGATGACGTTGGAAGAGGCGTTCGAAAAGGGCGCCATTCCAATTCGCGAATTCATGTCCTGGCAAATCCGGGAAGCTCGCAACGAAGACGACGTGGTGTTGTTTTATGGCTACATGGATCCCGACGCGGTCGTGCCCAGCACGTTTGATGACGTGCCCCTGCGAGTCCTTTTGCCCGCGTTCATCTTGAGCGAACTGAAGACCTCGTTCTTGATGGGCTTTCAAATTTACCTGCCCTTTTTGATCGTCGACTTGGTGGTTGCCAGCGTCACGATCTCGATGGGGATGCTGATGTTGCCTCCCGCCGTGATCGCGTTGCCATTCAAACTGTTGTTGTTTGTGTTGGTGGATGGTTGGCGATTGGTGGTCGAGATGTTGATGAACAGCTTCGGAACCATGGGATAG